One region of Bosea sp. 29B genomic DNA includes:
- a CDS encoding efflux RND transporter periplasmic adaptor subunit has translation MTFARSLLAVVVLLAAGGGYWFLTKPTAVATVAPRRGDAAEIVYATGTVEPRNWAKVTALVRERIVERCDCEGQRVERGHVLARLDSVQAEATLAELKARQKLATAEHDRLAVLVERNVMSQQALDRARSEMSQASALIAGQTARLENYLLRAPMRGTVLRRDGEVGEIAEPGTVLFWIGEAKPLRVVAEVNEEDIPQVKPGQRALIRADAFPGRTLEGTVDSITPKGDPVAKTYRVYLALPGDTPLLIGMTVELNIIARVTKEALLLPVAAVQGNAVFVLEGDRARRRELSIGIRGTGDVEVLSGLPEQARIITPFPDKLADGARVKAQGS, from the coding sequence GTGACGTTCGCTCGCAGTCTTCTTGCCGTCGTGGTGCTCCTCGCTGCCGGGGGCGGGTATTGGTTCCTGACGAAGCCCACTGCGGTCGCGACGGTCGCGCCCAGGCGCGGCGATGCGGCCGAGATCGTCTACGCCACCGGCACGGTCGAGCCGCGCAACTGGGCCAAGGTCACGGCGCTGGTGCGCGAGCGCATCGTCGAGCGCTGCGATTGCGAGGGCCAGCGCGTGGAGCGGGGTCATGTCCTCGCCAGGCTGGACAGTGTCCAGGCCGAGGCGACCCTGGCCGAGCTCAAGGCACGCCAGAAGCTCGCCACTGCCGAGCATGACCGACTCGCCGTGCTGGTCGAGCGCAATGTGATGAGCCAGCAAGCGCTCGACCGCGCTCGCAGCGAGATGAGCCAGGCCTCGGCCCTGATCGCCGGCCAGACCGCGCGCCTGGAGAACTACCTGTTGCGCGCCCCGATGCGCGGCACAGTGCTGCGCCGCGACGGCGAGGTCGGCGAGATCGCCGAGCCCGGCACCGTGCTGTTCTGGATCGGTGAGGCCAAGCCGCTGCGCGTCGTCGCCGAGGTCAACGAGGAGGACATCCCGCAGGTCAAGCCCGGCCAGCGCGCCTTGATCCGGGCCGACGCCTTCCCGGGGCGGACGCTGGAGGGGACCGTCGACAGCATCACGCCCAAGGGCGATCCCGTTGCCAAGACCTATCGCGTCTATCTCGCTCTGCCGGGTGACACGCCGCTGCTGATCGGCATGACGGTCGAGCTCAACATCATCGCGCGGGTGACGAAGGAAGCGCTGTTGCTGCCGGTCGCCGCCGTGCAGGGCAACGCCGTCTTCGTCCTCGAAGGCGATCGCGCCCGCCGCCGCGAGCTATCGATCGGCATTCGCGGCACCGGCGATGTCGAGGTGCTCTCGGGGCTGCCCGAGCAGGCCCGCATCATCACGCCGTTCCCGGACAAGCTTGCGGATGGCGCGCGGGTCAAGGCCCAAGGAAGCTGA
- a CDS encoding ABC transporter permease — MRLILALALTHIRGRGRQTLVAIIGVALGVGFSIAMAALMQGGEDDFVARLVDTMPHVDITDEYRDARRQPAQDAFAAVHIAGLRPKDDRRGILNPTEAVAMLRAWVPGRLALSLKTQGVVHYSGRDVGIAIIGIEPQAEMKVSSLAKDFRQGSFTSLIAGGNNIVVGDRLAQRLGAEPGTTVTVVSSTGQSRAFKIVGLFHTGTTARDEGEGYVLLKNAQILSERPNAINEIRLKLDDPNAAPQVARRAEAQIGYKAMAWQEANESLLQALVIRNVIMYTVVGAILLVAGFGIFNIISTITHEKARDIAILKSLGFTETDMRRLFLLEGVALGAGGSLVGWAVGFSLCFALSLVRFELSGASVAQEITRLPLAWSIWHYLIAAGFALVSAGVAGYLPARQAARLNPVDIIRGAT, encoded by the coding sequence GTGCGGCTGATCCTTGCCTTGGCGCTGACGCATATCCGCGGCCGCGGCCGGCAGACTTTGGTCGCGATCATCGGTGTTGCGCTTGGCGTCGGGTTCTCGATCGCCATGGCCGCGCTGATGCAGGGCGGCGAGGATGATTTCGTCGCGCGCCTCGTCGACACCATGCCGCATGTCGACATCACCGACGAATACCGCGACGCCCGCCGCCAGCCGGCGCAGGATGCCTTTGCTGCGGTCCACATTGCCGGCCTGCGGCCGAAGGACGACCGGCGCGGCATCCTCAACCCGACCGAGGCAGTCGCGATGCTGCGGGCCTGGGTGCCGGGGCGGCTGGCGCTCAGCCTGAAGACGCAAGGGGTGGTGCATTATTCCGGCCGCGACGTCGGCATCGCCATCATCGGCATCGAGCCGCAGGCGGAGATGAAGGTCTCCTCGCTCGCCAAGGATTTCCGCCAGGGCAGCTTCACCTCGCTGATCGCCGGCGGCAACAACATCGTCGTCGGCGACCGGCTGGCCCAGCGCCTCGGCGCCGAACCCGGCACCACCGTCACCGTCGTCTCCTCAACCGGCCAGAGCCGCGCCTTCAAGATCGTCGGCCTGTTCCACACCGGCACCACCGCCCGTGACGAAGGCGAGGGCTATGTCCTTCTCAAGAACGCCCAGATTCTGAGCGAGCGCCCGAATGCGATCAACGAGATCAGGCTGAAGCTCGACGATCCCAACGCCGCGCCGCAGGTGGCGCGCCGGGCCGAGGCGCAGATCGGCTACAAGGCGATGGCCTGGCAGGAGGCGAACGAGTCGCTGCTGCAGGCGCTCGTGATCCGCAATGTCATCATGTACACGGTCGTCGGCGCGATCCTGCTGGTGGCCGGCTTCGGCATCTTCAACATCATCTCGACGATCACCCATGAGAAGGCGCGTGACATCGCCATCCTGAAGTCGCTCGGCTTCACCGAGACCGATATGCGCCGCCTCTTCCTGCTGGAAGGGGTGGCGCTCGGCGCCGGTGGCTCGCTGGTCGGCTGGGCGGTCGGCTTCTCGCTCTGCTTTGCGCTCTCGCTGGTCCGCTTCGAATTGTCGGGCGCCAGCGTCGCCCAGGAGATCACGCGCCTGCCGCTGGCCTGGAGCATCTGGCACTATCTGATCGCTGCCGGCTTCGCTTTGGTCTCGGCCGGCGTCGCCGGCTACCTGCCGGCAAGGCAGGCGGCGCGGCTCAACCCGGTCGACATCATCCGGGGCGCGACATGA
- a CDS encoding ABC transporter ATP-binding protein gives MSALIETRGLARVLPAAVPVTLVQGVTLAIGTGEFVAITGPSGSGKSSLLYLLGLLDKPTEGTLAIEGRDTAGLGERERAAIRLGTLGFVFQFHFLLPEFTVRENVEIPMRRLGHLGATAMHERSTELLSALGLADHLDKRPDQLSGGQRQRVAVARSLANDPPVILADEPTGSLDSKNSEQVFSILDALVRERGKTVIAVTHDTEIAAKASRRIHLVDGRLAES, from the coding sequence ATGAGTGCGCTGATCGAGACCAGGGGGCTGGCCCGCGTCCTGCCCGCCGCCGTGCCGGTGACGCTGGTCCAGGGCGTCACGCTCGCGATCGGGACGGGCGAATTCGTGGCGATCACCGGTCCATCAGGCTCGGGCAAGTCCTCGCTGCTCTACCTGCTCGGGCTGCTCGACAAGCCGACCGAAGGCACGCTCGCCATTGAGGGCAGGGATACGGCCGGGCTCGGCGAACGCGAGCGCGCCGCGATCCGGCTGGGGACGCTCGGCTTCGTCTTCCAGTTCCACTTCCTGCTGCCGGAGTTCACGGTGCGCGAGAATGTCGAGATCCCGATGCGCCGTCTCGGCCACCTTGGCGCAACTGCCATGCATGAGCGTTCGACCGAACTGCTCAGCGCGCTCGGCTTGGCAGATCACCTCGACAAGCGGCCCGACCAGCTCTCCGGTGGTCAGCGCCAGCGCGTCGCCGTCGCCCGGTCTCTTGCAAACGATCCGCCGGTGATCCTCGCCGACGAGCCGACCGGCAGCCTCGACAGCAAGAATTCCGAGCAGGTCTTTTCGATTCTCGATGCGTTGGTGCGCGAGCGTGGCAAGACGGTCATCGCCGTGACCCACGACACCGAAATCGCGGCGAAGGCGAGCCGCCGCATCCATCTCGTCGACGGCCGGCTGGCCGAGAGCTGA